The proteins below come from a single Crossiella sp. CA-258035 genomic window:
- the kdpA gene encoding potassium-transporting ATPase subunit KdpA: MTSLWTGLIQIGLLLVALAAAYRPLGDYMARVYEDKRHWRLERGVYAIVRVNPETEQRWTTYAAGVLGFSFVSVVLLYLLQRLQNWLPFGFDREVNPATAFNTAVSFVTNTNWQSYVPEQTLGHSAQMAGLTVQNFVSAAVGMAVAVAVVRGFVRAKTDRLGNFWVDLVRGCVRILLPLSVLAAIVLLAFGAVMSLSAGVTVTTLDGQQHVLSLAPVASQEAIKELGTNGGGILNANSAHPFENPSSWTNLFQILLILLIPVALTRTFGKLVNDVKQGYVLIGVMGLLFTIMTTVAWWAESNPNGLAALAAGGAMEGKEVRFGIPGSSLFAVATTGTSTGAVNSLHDSMTGLGGGVALLNMLLGEVAPGGVGAGLYGILVLAVIAVFLAGLMVGRTPEYLGKKLGRKEITAAAIAMLAMPTVVLIGAGLALALPDTQGALGNPGAHGLSEVLYAFASAGNNNGSAFGGLTVTSDFFQVALGLAMLFGRFVPILAVLTLAGALAQQRKVPPSAGTLPTSGPLFAGMLTGTVVLVAALTFLPALALGPIAEALS; the protein is encoded by the coding sequence ATGACCTCCCTGTGGACCGGTCTGATCCAGATCGGCCTCCTGCTCGTGGCGCTGGCCGCGGCCTACCGCCCGCTGGGCGACTACATGGCCAGGGTGTACGAGGACAAGCGGCACTGGCGGCTGGAGCGTGGCGTCTACGCGATCGTTCGGGTGAACCCGGAGACCGAGCAGCGCTGGACCACCTACGCGGCCGGCGTGCTCGGCTTCTCCTTCGTCTCGGTGGTGCTGCTGTACCTGTTGCAGCGCTTGCAGAACTGGCTGCCGTTCGGTTTCGACCGGGAGGTCAACCCGGCCACCGCGTTCAACACCGCGGTCAGCTTCGTGACCAACACCAACTGGCAGTCCTACGTGCCGGAGCAGACCCTCGGGCACTCGGCGCAGATGGCCGGGCTGACCGTGCAGAACTTCGTCTCGGCCGCGGTCGGCATGGCGGTCGCGGTCGCGGTGGTGCGCGGGTTCGTCCGGGCCAAGACCGACCGGCTGGGCAACTTCTGGGTGGACCTGGTGCGCGGCTGCGTGCGGATCCTGCTGCCGCTGTCGGTGCTGGCCGCGATCGTGCTGCTGGCCTTCGGCGCGGTGATGAGCCTGTCCGCGGGCGTCACGGTGACCACCCTGGACGGGCAGCAGCACGTGCTCTCGCTGGCCCCGGTGGCCAGCCAGGAGGCGATCAAGGAACTGGGCACCAACGGCGGCGGCATCCTCAACGCCAACTCCGCGCACCCGTTCGAGAACCCGAGCTCCTGGACCAACCTGTTCCAGATCTTGTTGATCCTGCTCATCCCGGTCGCGCTCACCCGCACCTTCGGCAAGCTGGTCAACGACGTCAAGCAGGGCTACGTGCTGATCGGCGTGATGGGCCTGCTGTTCACGATCATGACCACGGTGGCCTGGTGGGCGGAGAGCAACCCGAACGGGCTGGCCGCGCTGGCCGCCGGTGGCGCGATGGAGGGCAAGGAGGTCCGCTTCGGCATCCCCGGCTCCTCGCTGTTCGCGGTGGCCACCACCGGCACCTCCACCGGCGCGGTGAACTCGCTGCACGACAGCATGACCGGGCTCGGCGGCGGGGTGGCCCTGCTGAACATGCTGCTCGGCGAGGTCGCGCCGGGCGGGGTCGGCGCCGGCCTGTACGGCATCCTGGTGCTCGCGGTGATCGCGGTGTTCCTGGCCGGGCTGATGGTCGGCCGCACCCCGGAGTACCTGGGCAAGAAGCTGGGGCGCAAGGAGATCACCGCCGCGGCCATCGCCATGCTGGCCATGCCGACCGTGGTGCTGATCGGCGCCGGGCTCGCGCTGGCGCTGCCGGACACCCAAGGGGCGCTGGGCAACCCTGGCGCGCACGGGCTCTCCGAGGTGCTCTACGCCTTCGCCTCGGCTGGCAACAACAACGGCAGCGCCTTCGGCGGGCTCACCGTCACCAGCGACTTCTTCCAGGTGGCACTGGGGCTGGCCATGCTCTTCGGCCGGTTCGTGCCCATCCTGGCCGTGCTCACCCTGGCCGGAGCCCTTGCCCAGCAACGGAAGGTGCCGCCCTCGGCGGGCACCCTGCCCACCTCGGGCCCGCTGTTCGCCGGGATGCTCACCGGCACCGTCGTCCTCGTCGCCGCGCTGACCTTCCTGCCCGCGCTGGCCCTCGGTCCCATCGCGGAGGCCCTGTCATGA
- the kdpF gene encoding K(+)-transporting ATPase subunit F produces MNTAAVFNLVGGVVALFLLVYLFLALIRPEKF; encoded by the coding sequence GTGAACACCGCCGCTGTGTTCAACCTGGTGGGCGGGGTAGTCGCGCTCTTCCTGCTGGTCTACCTTTTCCTCGCGCTGATCCGACCGGAGAAGTTCTGA
- the asnB gene encoding asparagine synthase (glutamine-hydrolyzing) codes for MCGVTGWVSYDRDLTTEAVTLRAMTATLAARGPDGEGLWTDRHAGLGHRRLAVLDLPGGTQPMIAETPGGAVVLSYSGEVYNYRELRAELRGRGHRFRTVSDTEVVLAAYLEWGEDLVERLNGMFAFAVWDQRRERLLLARDRFGVKPMFLYPTPDGLLFGSEPKAILANPLARKVLDEDGLREIFGFVKVPGSAVWSGMRELKPGTLAVLDRRGLRERTYWRLTAAPHTDGVPETVARVRELLHDIARRQLVADVPQCVLLSGGLDSSVLTALAAEVLHEHGEIPRTFAVSFAGEQDGFVPHVLQDSLDAPFVKQVARYVGTEHADLVLDHTELADPANRAAAVRARDLPTGMGEMDVSLLLLFRAARARATVALSGESADEVFAGYWWFHDEGAQQAPVYPWIHGIGGAQSQSRPLVNAGLAARLDVPGHLRQGYADALAQAPVLDSDDEREQRLRRICHVHLSQFLTNMLDRKDRMSMATGLEVRVPFCDHRLVEYVYNTPWALKTFDGKEKSLLRGAADGLLPRAVLERRKSPYPSTQDVKYLLAVQDQLHELLARRDTPVFELIERDWVRAVATAAPAHIDRATRQFVERLLDITMWLDIYRPEMRL; via the coding sequence ATGTGCGGTGTGACCGGCTGGGTGTCCTACGACCGGGACCTGACCACCGAGGCGGTCACCCTGCGTGCCATGACCGCCACCCTGGCCGCCCGCGGCCCCGACGGCGAGGGCCTGTGGACCGACAGGCACGCCGGGCTCGGCCACCGCAGGCTGGCCGTGCTCGACCTGCCGGGCGGGACCCAGCCGATGATCGCCGAGACCCCCGGCGGCGCGGTGGTGCTCTCCTACAGCGGCGAGGTCTACAACTACCGCGAGCTGCGCGCCGAGCTGCGCGGCCGCGGCCACCGCTTCCGCACGGTCAGCGACACCGAGGTGGTGCTCGCCGCCTACCTGGAGTGGGGCGAGGACCTGGTGGAGCGGCTCAACGGCATGTTCGCCTTCGCCGTCTGGGACCAGCGGCGGGAGCGGCTGCTGCTGGCCCGCGACCGGTTCGGCGTCAAGCCGATGTTCCTCTACCCCACCCCGGACGGCCTGCTCTTCGGCTCCGAGCCCAAGGCGATCCTGGCCAACCCGTTGGCGCGCAAGGTGCTCGACGAGGACGGGCTGCGGGAGATCTTCGGCTTCGTCAAGGTGCCCGGCTCCGCGGTGTGGTCCGGCATGCGCGAGCTCAAGCCCGGCACGCTGGCCGTGCTGGACCGCCGCGGCCTGCGCGAGCGGACCTACTGGCGGCTGACCGCGGCCCCGCACACCGACGGCGTGCCGGAGACGGTGGCGCGGGTGCGCGAGCTGCTGCACGACATCGCCCGCCGCCAGCTCGTGGCCGACGTGCCGCAGTGCGTGCTGCTCTCCGGCGGCCTGGACTCCAGCGTGCTCACCGCGCTGGCCGCCGAGGTGCTGCACGAGCACGGCGAGATCCCGCGCACCTTCGCGGTCTCCTTCGCCGGCGAGCAGGACGGCTTCGTGCCGCACGTGCTGCAGGACAGCCTGGACGCGCCCTTCGTCAAGCAGGTCGCCCGCTACGTCGGCACCGAGCACGCCGACCTGGTGCTCGACCACACCGAGCTGGCCGACCCGGCCAACCGGGCGGCCGCGGTGCGCGCCCGCGACCTGCCCACCGGCATGGGCGAGATGGACGTCTCCCTGCTGCTGCTGTTCCGGGCCGCCCGCGCCCGCGCCACGGTGGCCCTGTCCGGGGAGTCCGCGGACGAGGTGTTCGCCGGGTACTGGTGGTTCCACGACGAGGGCGCCCAGCAGGCCCCGGTCTACCCGTGGATCCACGGCATCGGCGGCGCGCAGAGCCAGAGCAGGCCGCTGGTCAACGCCGGGCTGGCCGCGCGGCTGGACGTGCCGGGCCACCTGCGCCAGGGCTACGCCGACGCGCTGGCCCAGGCGCCGGTGCTGGACTCCGACGACGAGCGCGAGCAGCGGCTGCGCCGGATCTGCCACGTGCACCTGAGCCAGTTCCTGACCAACATGCTCGACCGCAAGGACCGGATGAGCATGGCCACCGGGCTGGAGGTGCGGGTGCCCTTCTGCGACCACCGCCTGGTCGAGTACGTCTACAACACGCCGTGGGCGCTGAAGACCTTTGACGGCAAGGAGAAGAGCCTGCTGCGCGGGGCCGCCGACGGGCTGCTGCCCAGGGCCGTGCTGGAGCGCCGCAAGAGCCCGTACCCGTCGACCCAGGACGTGAAGTACCTGCTCGCGGTGCAGGACCAGCTGCACGAGCTGCTGGCCCGCCGGGACACCCCGGTCTTCGAGCTGATCGAGCGGGACTGGGTGCGCGCGGTGGCCACCGCGGCGCCCGCGCACATCGACCGGGCCACCAGACAGTTCGTGGAGCGGCTGCTCGACATAACGATGTGGCTGGACATATACCGCCCCGAGATGCGACTGTGA
- a CDS encoding LysR family transcriptional regulator, translated as MHEREFRAFVSIADLGRMDLAAKSLGYSQPAISYQIKSLEQSLGTKLFTRDPAGARLTREGQMILPSVRAVLMLIDSIKELSVRPGEPSPATSFEWATSQLRSQLKSG; from the coding sequence ATGCACGAGCGGGAGTTCCGGGCTTTCGTCTCGATTGCGGACCTCGGCCGTATGGACCTGGCGGCGAAGTCCCTCGGGTATTCACAGCCCGCAATCAGTTACCAGATCAAGTCTCTAGAGCAGTCCCTCGGGACCAAGCTGTTCACCCGCGATCCCGCTGGTGCCCGGCTCACCCGAGAAGGTCAGATGATCCTACCTTCGGTCCGGGCAGTGCTGATGCTGATCGACAGCATCAAGGAGCTGTCGGTTCGCCCTGGTGAACCCAGCCCCGCCACGAGCTTCGAGTGGGCCACCAGCCAGCTCAGGAGCCAGCTCAAGTCCGGCTGA
- the mutM gene encoding bifunctional DNA-formamidopyrimidine glycosylase/DNA-(apurinic or apyrimidinic site) lyase, with protein MPELPEVEVVRLGLDRHVVGRTVAAVEVLHPRAIRRHEPGPLDFAGRLAGRTLHAAVRRGKYLWLELDGRTEALLTHLGMSGQMLVQPEGTADEKHLRVRISFADGGPELRFVDQRTFGGLAVAELAEVDGALLPDPVAHIGRDPMDPDFDLERAVAALRAKRTELKRALLDQTLVSGIGNIYADEALWRTRLHWARPTAALTRPAAREVLGAATAVMAEALGAGGTSFDSLYVNVNGQSGYFDRSLAVYGKAGQPCPRCGTLIVREPFMNRSSYFCQSCQRRPVARQR; from the coding sequence GTGCCTGAGCTGCCCGAGGTGGAGGTCGTCCGGCTGGGCCTGGACCGGCACGTGGTCGGTCGCACGGTGGCCGCGGTCGAGGTGCTGCACCCGAGGGCGATCCGCCGGCACGAGCCGGGGCCGCTGGACTTCGCGGGCCGGCTGGCCGGGCGCACGCTGCACGCCGCGGTGCGCCGGGGCAAGTACCTGTGGCTGGAGCTGGACGGGCGGACCGAGGCACTGCTGACCCACCTCGGCATGAGCGGGCAGATGCTGGTGCAGCCCGAGGGCACGGCGGATGAGAAGCACCTGCGGGTGCGGATCAGCTTCGCCGACGGCGGGCCGGAGCTGAGGTTCGTGGACCAGCGGACCTTCGGCGGCCTGGCGGTGGCCGAGTTGGCCGAGGTGGACGGGGCGCTGCTGCCGGACCCGGTGGCGCACATCGGCCGCGATCCGATGGACCCGGACTTCGACCTCGAACGGGCGGTGGCCGCGCTGCGGGCCAAGCGGACCGAGCTGAAGCGGGCGCTGCTGGATCAGACGCTGGTGTCCGGCATCGGCAACATCTACGCCGACGAGGCTCTCTGGAGAACTCGGCTGCACTGGGCCCGTCCGACCGCCGCGCTGACCCGCCCGGCCGCGAGGGAGGTCCTGGGCGCCGCGACGGCGGTGATGGCCGAGGCATTGGGCGCGGGTGGGACGTCCTTCGATTCACTCTACGTAAACGTGAACGGACAGTCGGGATACTTCGACCGTTCGCTCGCCGTTTACGGAAAGGCTGGGCAGCCCTGCCCCCGCTGTGGCACTCTGATCGTGCGCGAGCCGTTTATGAACAGGTCTTCGTATTTCTGCCAGAGTTGTCAGCGACGGCCGGTGGCGCGCCAACGTTAA
- the rnc gene encoding ribonuclease III, producing MGSKGSRGQPSDRSLLLKALGVDLDAELLTLSLTHRSYAYENGGLPPNERLEFLGDAVLGLVITDHLYRTHLDLPEGQLAKLRASVVNMHALAGVARELGPGGLGAHLLLGKGEELTGGRDKASILADGLEAVIGAVYLQHGVEAARALVHRLFDRPLAEAPLRGAGLDWKTSLQELTAAAALGVPEYRVDESGPDHRKEFEATVLVGGRPLGNGDGRTKKEAEQKAAEAAWRTLSEQVRVAAEEKAAAAGGETGKPEGNGNGKAAH from the coding sequence ATGGGAAGCAAGGGATCCCGAGGCCAGCCAAGTGACCGCAGCCTGCTGCTGAAGGCGCTCGGCGTCGATCTCGACGCCGAGCTGCTCACCCTCTCGCTGACCCACCGCTCGTACGCGTACGAGAACGGTGGGTTGCCCCCCAACGAACGGCTTGAGTTCCTGGGGGACGCGGTGCTCGGACTGGTGATCACCGATCACCTGTACCGAACGCATCTGGATCTGCCGGAGGGCCAGCTCGCGAAGCTCCGGGCCAGCGTGGTGAACATGCACGCGCTGGCCGGGGTGGCTCGTGAGCTGGGCCCCGGCGGGCTGGGTGCGCACCTGCTGCTGGGCAAGGGCGAGGAACTCACCGGCGGCCGGGACAAGGCGAGCATCCTGGCCGACGGGCTGGAAGCCGTGATCGGCGCGGTCTACCTGCAACACGGGGTGGAGGCCGCGCGTGCCCTGGTGCACCGGTTGTTCGACCGGCCGCTGGCCGAGGCCCCGCTGCGGGGCGCCGGCCTGGACTGGAAGACCAGCCTCCAGGAGCTGACCGCCGCTGCCGCGCTCGGCGTGCCCGAGTACCGGGTGGACGAGTCAGGGCCGGACCACCGCAAGGAGTTCGAGGCGACGGTGCTGGTCGGCGGGCGACCGCTGGGCAACGGCGACGGCCGGACCAAGAAGGAAGCCGAGCAGAAGGCCGCCGAGGCGGCCTGGCGCACGCTGTCCGAGCAGGTACGGGTGGCCGCCGAGGAGAAGGCGGCCGCGGCGGGCGGCGAGACCGGCAAGCCGGAGGGCAACGGCAACGGCAAGGCCGCGCACTAA
- the rpmF gene encoding 50S ribosomal protein L32, whose amino-acid sequence MAAPKRRMSRSNTRSRRAQWKATAPTLVACENRACRKPKLPHTACPTCGQYDGRQVARPA is encoded by the coding sequence GTGGCCGCTCCGAAGCGCCGTATGTCGCGGTCCAACACGCGTTCGCGGCGGGCCCAGTGGAAGGCCACCGCGCCGACGCTGGTCGCCTGCGAGAACCGTGCGTGCCGCAAGCCGAAGCTCCCGCACACCGCATGCCCCACCTGTGGCCAGTACGACGGCCGCCAGGTCGCCCGGCCGGCCTGA
- a CDS encoding DUF177 domain-containing protein, translating into MSRHHSADIRRTPSGPWVIDTRDLGRRAGLSRRYHRTVTTDGDFGLDLIRLAPGQEVDVEVLAEAVVEGVLISGSVSGPTTAECSRCLDPFTGEVEIRLTELFAYPDSATDASTDEDEVSRIVDDLVDLEPVVRDSLLTALPSSPLCTPDCKGLCPECGGKWADLGPNHTHETMDPRWAALQKRFGGTEEEN; encoded by the coding sequence ATGTCCAGACACCACTCCGCCGACATCCGGCGCACCCCGTCCGGGCCCTGGGTCATCGACACCAGGGACCTCGGCCGTCGTGCCGGGCTGAGCCGCCGGTACCACCGCACGGTGACCACCGACGGCGACTTCGGCCTGGACCTGATCAGGTTGGCTCCGGGACAGGAAGTCGATGTCGAGGTGCTGGCCGAGGCGGTCGTGGAAGGCGTGTTGATCTCCGGGAGCGTGAGCGGTCCGACGACCGCGGAGTGCTCCCGCTGCCTCGACCCGTTCACGGGTGAGGTGGAGATCAGGCTGACCGAGCTGTTCGCCTATCCGGACAGCGCCACGGACGCCAGCACGGACGAAGACGAGGTCAGCCGGATCGTGGATGATCTGGTCGATCTTGAACCGGTGGTGCGGGACAGCTTGCTGACCGCGCTGCCGTCCTCGCCGCTGTGCACCCCGGACTGCAAGGGATTGTGTCCGGAGTGCGGCGGCAAGTGGGCCGATCTCGGCCCGAACCACACGCATGAGACGATGGATCCTCGCTGGGCCGCGTTGCAGAAGCGGTTCGGCGGGACCGAGGAGGAGAACTAG
- a CDS encoding DivIVA domain-containing protein, with protein MYRVFEALDELVTIVEEARGVPMTSGCVVPRGDVLELLDDVRDAIPAELDDAQDVLDHRDEVLTKARTESETSVTSARAEAEQTVSQARAEAEHMLAEARARAERMVSEAQAEAERTVTAGRREYEDLVGRSQDEADRMIQAGRTSYERAVEEGRAEQARLVEQTEVVRAAHAEASRLVDAANAESERLRGECDAYVDSKLADFEDLLGRTLRTVTKGRQQLRGPIGGPSAVPFDYQDGYREEEVGGRLRR; from the coding sequence GTGTACCGGGTGTTCGAGGCGCTCGACGAGCTGGTCACCATCGTCGAGGAGGCACGGGGAGTCCCGATGACCTCCGGTTGCGTGGTGCCGCGCGGTGACGTCCTTGAGCTGCTGGACGACGTCCGCGACGCCATCCCCGCTGAGCTGGACGACGCGCAGGACGTGCTGGACCACCGGGACGAGGTGCTGACCAAGGCCCGGACCGAGTCCGAGACGTCGGTGACCTCGGCGCGGGCCGAGGCGGAGCAGACCGTGTCGCAGGCCCGGGCCGAGGCCGAGCACATGCTGGCCGAGGCCCGGGCCCGCGCGGAGCGGATGGTGTCGGAGGCGCAGGCCGAGGCCGAGCGCACGGTCACCGCCGGCCGCCGCGAGTACGAGGACCTGGTCGGCCGGTCCCAGGACGAGGCGGACCGGATGATCCAGGCCGGGCGGACCAGCTACGAGCGCGCCGTGGAAGAGGGCCGCGCCGAGCAGGCCAGGCTGGTCGAGCAGACCGAGGTGGTGCGCGCCGCGCACGCCGAGGCCAGCCGCCTGGTGGACGCCGCCAACGCCGAGTCCGAGCGGCTGCGTGGCGAGTGCGACGCCTACGTGGACAGCAAGCTCGCCGACTTCGAGGACCTGCTCGGGCGCACCCTGCGCACCGTGACCAAGGGCCGTCAGCAGCTGCGCGGGCCGATCGGCGGGCCCTCCGCGGTGCCCTTCGACTACCAGGACGGCTATCGTGAGGAGGAGGTCGGCGGCCGCCTGCGCCGCTGA
- a CDS encoding ribonuclease domain-containing protein produces MSQITSRAVKTLLAALITLAALLVPVAGSATADTLSVSAACGDTSGFRRTNLSALPSQARDTVNLIKKGGPYPYPQDNTVFQNRERLLPLCSAGYYREYTVKTPGISHRGARRIVKGNASEFFYTADHYRSFVLVNINA; encoded by the coding sequence ATGAGCCAGATCACATCTCGTGCAGTGAAAACCCTGCTCGCCGCCCTGATCACGCTGGCCGCCCTGCTCGTGCCCGTCGCGGGTTCCGCCACCGCCGACACGCTGTCGGTGAGCGCGGCCTGCGGGGACACCTCCGGATTCCGGCGCACCAACCTCTCCGCCCTGCCCAGCCAGGCCCGCGACACGGTCAACCTGATCAAGAAGGGCGGGCCCTACCCCTACCCGCAGGACAACACCGTCTTCCAGAACCGGGAGCGCCTGCTGCCGCTGTGCTCGGCCGGCTACTACCGCGAGTACACCGTGAAGACCCCCGGCATCAGCCACCGCGGCGCCCGCCGGATCGTCAAGGGCAACGCCAGCGAGTTCTTCTACACCGCCGATCACTACCGCTCGTTCGTGCTGGTCAACATCAACGCCTAG
- a CDS encoding GNAT family N-acetyltransferase, giving the protein MSSGVEPEFRRARAADVTAIVAMLADDQLGAGRERPGDPAYQEAFAALDADPNQLLLVAEADGEVVGTLQLTFIPGLSRLGMWRAQIEAVRVSKHQRGGGLGQRMVEFAIAEARSRGCGLVQLTTDATREHAHRFYERLGFVASHVGMKLPLT; this is encoded by the coding sequence ATGTCATCTGGGGTAGAGCCGGAGTTCCGGCGAGCGCGCGCGGCCGACGTGACGGCCATCGTGGCCATGCTGGCCGACGACCAGCTGGGCGCCGGCCGGGAGCGGCCGGGCGACCCGGCCTACCAGGAGGCGTTCGCGGCCCTGGACGCCGACCCGAACCAGCTGCTGCTGGTGGCCGAGGCAGACGGCGAGGTCGTCGGCACCCTCCAGCTGACCTTCATCCCCGGCCTGTCCCGGCTGGGCATGTGGCGGGCGCAGATCGAGGCGGTGCGGGTGAGCAAGCACCAGCGCGGCGGCGGCCTCGGTCAGCGGATGGTGGAGTTCGCCATCGCGGAGGCACGCTCCCGCGGCTGCGGCCTGGTGCAGCTGACCACCGACGCCACCCGCGAGCACGCGCACCGGTTCTACGAGCGACTGGGCTTCGTAGCCAGCCACGTAGGCATGAAACTCCCGCTGACCTAA
- the coaD gene encoding pantetheine-phosphate adenylyltransferase: MRRAVCPGSYDPATNGHLDIIERAAGQFDEVTVAVMINKSKRGLFTVEERMDMLSEATAHLTNVRIDIFHGLLVDYCKAHDIRAIVKGLRAVSDFDYELQMAQMNHQLSGVDTLFVSTNPLYSFLSSSLVKEVATYGGDVSHLLPPLVNERLTKRLAEQRAEKDQSA, from the coding sequence ATGAGGCGTGCCGTGTGCCCCGGCTCCTACGACCCGGCCACCAACGGACATCTGGACATCATCGAGCGGGCCGCTGGCCAGTTCGACGAGGTCACCGTCGCGGTCATGATCAATAAGAGCAAGCGTGGGCTGTTCACCGTCGAAGAGCGGATGGACATGCTCTCCGAGGCGACCGCGCACCTGACCAACGTGCGGATCGACATCTTCCACGGCCTGCTCGTCGACTACTGCAAGGCCCACGACATCCGGGCGATCGTCAAGGGCCTGCGCGCGGTCAGCGACTTCGACTACGAGCTGCAGATGGCGCAGATGAACCACCAGCTCTCCGGTGTGGACACCCTGTTCGTCTCCACCAACCCGCTCTACAGCTTCCTGTCCAGCTCCCTGGTCAAGGAGGTCGCCACCTACGGCGGCGACGTCTCCCACCTGCTCCCGCCGCTGGTCAACGAGCGGCTCACCAAGCGCCTCGCCGAGCAGCGCGCCGAGAAGGACCAGAGCGCCTAG
- a CDS encoding RNA polymerase sigma factor, translating into MAAAETATQRSSVAKASKSASAQAADAEETTTPGTARKSAAKPAAAKKPAAKTTKAAGAKAPAKKTAAKAGPAAKGAKGAAGKPADGEEPGDLEEMPGDEELVDEADLVVVDEPVEEEPAEEPQKSGDFVWDEEESEALRQARKDAELTASADSVRAYLKQIGKVALLNAEEEVELAKRIEAGLYAVERLRKAEEEEEKLPSQLRRDLRWIVRDGEKAKNHLLGANLRLVVSLAKRYTGRGMAFLDLIQEGNLGLIRAVEKFDYTKGFKFSTYATWWIRQAITRAMADQARTIRIPVHMVEVINKLGRIQRELLQDLGREPTPEELAKEMDITPEKVLEIQQYAREPISLDQTIGDEGDSQLGDFIEDSEAVVAVDAVSFTLLQDQLQSVLATLSEREAGVVRLRFGLTDGQPRTLDEIGQVYGVTRERIRQIESKTMSKLRHPSRSQVLRDYLD; encoded by the coding sequence GTGGCAGCCGCAGAAACCGCAACCCAACGCTCCAGCGTCGCCAAGGCGAGCAAGTCCGCTTCAGCCCAGGCTGCTGACGCTGAGGAGACTACCACGCCGGGTACGGCGCGGAAGAGCGCTGCGAAGCCGGCCGCGGCCAAGAAGCCAGCGGCCAAAACCACCAAGGCGGCCGGGGCCAAGGCTCCGGCGAAGAAGACCGCCGCGAAGGCCGGTCCGGCTGCCAAGGGCGCCAAGGGCGCGGCCGGCAAGCCCGCCGACGGCGAGGAGCCGGGCGACCTCGAGGAGATGCCGGGCGACGAGGAGCTGGTCGACGAGGCCGACCTGGTCGTCGTCGACGAGCCGGTCGAGGAGGAGCCCGCGGAGGAGCCGCAGAAGTCGGGTGACTTCGTCTGGGACGAGGAGGAGTCCGAGGCGCTGCGGCAGGCCCGCAAGGACGCCGAGCTGACCGCCTCGGCCGACTCGGTTCGCGCCTACCTCAAGCAGATCGGCAAGGTCGCCCTCCTCAACGCCGAAGAGGAGGTCGAGCTCGCCAAGCGGATCGAGGCCGGCCTCTACGCGGTGGAGCGGCTGCGCAAGGCCGAGGAGGAAGAGGAGAAGCTTCCCTCCCAGCTGCGCCGCGACCTGCGCTGGATCGTGCGCGACGGGGAGAAGGCCAAGAACCACCTGCTCGGCGCGAACCTCCGGCTCGTGGTCTCGCTGGCCAAGCGCTACACCGGTCGTGGCATGGCGTTCCTGGACCTGATCCAGGAGGGCAACCTGGGCCTGATCCGCGCGGTGGAGAAGTTCGACTACACCAAGGGCTTCAAGTTCTCCACCTACGCCACGTGGTGGATCCGTCAGGCCATCACCCGCGCCATGGCCGACCAGGCCCGCACCATCCGCATCCCGGTGCACATGGTGGAAGTGATCAACAAGCTCGGCCGCATACAGCGTGAGCTGCTCCAGGACCTCGGCCGCGAGCCCACCCCCGAAGAGCTCGCCAAGGAAATGGACATCACGCCGGAGAAGGTCCTGGAGATCCAGCAGTACGCCCGCGAACCGATCTCGCTGGATCAGACCATCGGCGATGAGGGTGACTCCCAGCTCGGTGACTTCATCGAGGACTCCGAGGCCGTCGTCGCGGTGGATGCGGTGTCGTTCACGCTGTTGCAGGACCAGCTCCAGTCGGTGCTGGCCACCCTGTCCGAGCGTGAGGCCGGGGTGGTGCGGCTGCGGTTCGGGCTCACCGACGGCCAGCCCCGCACGCTGGATGAGATCGGCCAGGTCTACGGGGTGACCCGGGAGCGGATCCGGCAGATCGAGTCCAAGACGATGTCCAAACTGCGGCACCCCTCGCGGTCCCAGGTCCTGCGCGACTACCTGGACTGA